Genomic DNA from Phoenix dactylifera cultivar Barhee BC4 unplaced genomic scaffold, palm_55x_up_171113_PBpolish2nd_filt_p 000544F, whole genome shotgun sequence:
ATTTCTTTATCATAGTCTCAGGTTAGAAATTGAAACTCAGAAGGTGGCTACATTGTATGTAAATCTGAGGCAAGATTATTTTCTCAACACTCAACAtcgtatatatatgcatatatgtgtgtgtgtgtatctcTAAATTAATCAGCTGCTTAGATTCACAGATCAATTAAACATGGACTACGGCTAGAATCAACTACTCTGTGGTCCAGAAGCTTAAGGTATACTACTGGAACTAAACTTCAACATGCTGGACCTCTTTTTAGAAGGAAAACCacagatattttttgatcaCCTGCTCATTATTGTGGATCAGATCATCAAAATCGTGGCTGCAATATATCATAACAATTACTAGATCGTCCCTGGGCAAACAAATCCATTAGTCATAATTGTTTAATATGCATTTAATTAGCATCTCTTTGAAATATTGGACCTTGCATATCTTGCACTTACACTGATGAGTAATGATTATTTATTAAATGAAGAGTCCTATTTTGCAATTATAGAGGAAACTAATGGAGGAACATGAAGCCTAGCGACTTTCCTAACCtcacaaaaaattaatttaaagttGATCATTTAGCTATAAAATTTGATAGGGATTTCAGAAACCAACTTTTTTGTTTCCTAACAAATGATGATTCTTTCGGAAGATGCCACAAAATCCGTAACTCCTGGGTATTTCAGAATTTGAATTCCTTTACCTTACACTCAGCAGTGAAGATTAAGTTTTCTAACGGATATTTATTGAAACCAATTAGCAATGGAAGAAATTTTACAAGAGTTGATGGCTGATGCTAGAAGGCATATATTGCATATATCTGTGCACATTTTAGTAATTTGAAGGAATTTACCAAGGTGCATTATAATGAGTAATGAACAAGGACTAACAAAAGAAGAGGACTGGCAAAGGCTTAGTGGCCACTGATAGTGCATGCTAGTTGATGCATAACAACATGATCCCCCAATGGAAACTTGTCTCATTTTACTGAGTTAGAGTACAAGTTTTTGCCGTTGAGTCAGAATCCCTGACAAGATTATTTTAACAACCAATTTCAACATGTGCAAAGCGACTAAGTGATGCTCACTCCACTCAATTATGCTTGAAAAATTGCAACACAAGTTTAACTCTTATCATAAGTTACGTGTCAGAAAAATCTAAAAATCAATATTCTACCTTGttgaaggaaaaacaaaaagaagatgAACAGATAGAAAACAATGAGTTCCTCGTAGCCAATTGATACCATTAAAGAACAGATGAAAAAGACTAGATTTTGTAACCAAGTTTCCATCGTTCGAAAACAAGCTGAGTGGTTTACTAAAGAAGCGAGACAAAGAGTAATAAATCTGGCAGGAATATCATCACTGACCTCAGCGCAGACCTTCACGACCGCATCGATGTCATCGCCGAAAGTCTCCTTGTTCTTCAAAAGCTTCTTCCGAAGCTCGCCTTGGAACTTCTGCGTCTCCTGGAAAGTCCAAGAAAACGAAACAAATACCAAAACCGGAAATTGGACGGGTATCAaacgaaaaaggaagaaaacgaGAACGAGATCAAATGGGGAGGAACCGGAATGTAGAAGAACTTACGGCAACGGCGAATTCGGGGATCGGATCGGGATACACATACTTTGGCTGCCGCCATGCCGCTCTCGGGGGATTGATGGAGATCTCGAGGGAGATGGATTTCGAAGGAGACAAAGGCGTGAAAGGAGCGGAGGAATGGATTAAACGCGAGCGAACGAGAGAAGTAATAGAGGGAAGTAGCGGAGGGTTTCGTCTCCTCGAGGGTTTTGGCGAGGAGGCGAGAGAAGACGGGAGGGGGGCGGAGATGGAGCGGGAAGAGAGGAGGCTCATCGGTATGGTATCCACATTGGTTCACAAATGCCGTACTTTCTTTCTTATTTCAAGCTAATCGGTACCATACTAATCCAGTATTGAtgtcatataatatatatattttttaatgcaTCAAATATTGTATATCATTCGAATACCGAATCAATACAATAAGATATATCTCGTATCATTCAATTTGGATCGATACGGTATACCATAATTTTAGACTTATCATTTGCTGGGTGCAGCCTCGAGCCTTGGACAGGTTAGGTCGGGTCGAGCATCGGCTTGCAAGAAAAATATCGGTTTaagctttattttgatttttttttttttgacatcttTGATCTAAAAAAcctgaaaagaaaaaggaatacaGGAAATCACGATTTAAAGAGGAaagcagaattattattttgTAGGATTGTATCATCAAAATTCTTCCTTCTAATTGCTAATTTTCTCTTATGTTTTGGCCGTTTGAAGAATTTATCCATGAACAAATATATTGGGGGCGCCCAAACAGGCTACTGGTAGAAATTTTCAACAGTGCTGTCCCTTTTTCATGGTTGTTTCTTGGGGTTGTACATCAATTGTGGTAttaagttaaaaaaaagaaaatagattaTGTTAGATGCAGTTAAGAGCCAATCCAGATCATTTTGGATTGAACTCCATATTTTTGTATTGATGCACAATTTGGCTTCTTCCAGATATGGTAAGGTTGGCTAAAGAGACTTGCTTATTAAAAATTTGTCCACCGAAAGCATACACTGGGTGTCATATAATAACTTCGTTATACATGGCTCATGCTGCCCATGTACTCCAACTTGTTGGGCCAAGCCTGATTAATTTCGATGGGGTTGCCCAAGCCCTTTGAGAAAACCCAACCCAATTTAAAACTGGAGTATATCTGAGAAGTTGGAAGAGTCTGGCCCAAGTGCAGCCCATAGGTCGAGAGATTGTTTTCTTGCATTGGTTATTTGACAGGCATCAGAAACCGGATACTTTGGGCTCAAGAGCCTTGCGACCAGCATTTTGGAGGCAGTTTAGGCATATATTAGTTATATTTGGGGTCGCCCATGAACATAGGAGAAGATGTATTCGAAGGGTCATTGCCTATTATTGTAGAAATAAAGGGTCTCAGATTTAATCCCACATCGACTGAATAGCGAAAATGTCCATGTCTTAAATGGAGGGCTCGATTACCCTTCTCTTAGAAGGCGTCTTTtaaagggcaaaaccgtgagggaggAAGACCTGTATCGTACCctgccccaaagcggacaatacctcctgTAGGGACGCAGTCTTCTTTTTCTATTCCAGTTCGGTGGGGGCTAAGGTCTGAGGTCGGGGTTCCCCGACCTCATCACTGGCGCGCCAGGAAGGGCCCCTTGACCTTGGctcagaccttcccgctgggagGACTGATGTTGTAGGAATAAAGAGTCTcagacttagtcccacatcgactgaaTAGcgaaaaggtctgtgccttaaatggagggCTTGATTATCCTTCCCTCAAGAGGTGCTTTTTAAAGGGCAAAACCATAAGGGAGGCCAACCTGTATCGTACCCTGTCCCAAAGCAAACAATACCTCCTGTGGGGACGCAGTCTTCTTTTCCTATTCTAGTTCGGTGGGGGCCAAGATCTGAGATCGGGGTTCCCCCGACCTCATCACCTATCATTGAGTAGCTGTAGACACCAAAGCCATTGCAAGTCAATTCATCACTCCCGTGGTCCTTCCTACTTTCTGCCAGCATTTTGTGATGGTTGCCATTGTTTCTATAGGCATTCATTGTAGAATCTTATAGCCTCATAGTCACATGCCATCCAGATCTTCTCCATCTAGAATTCTTGTGTTGTTGGAGGGTGACATAACCTGTCGTCACCACCATTTCAGTAGATACTGTTCTTAAAATGCCTTTCTACAACTCTCAGCGCATCGAATACAACTGCAGCACCTCAACATGCAACGTTTGTGACAAGAAATAGATGTATAAATTACAAGGATGAGAAGTTGAATTAAATAGACTGCTTTCTGCCCAAAATTTTTGTCTTCTTATCAGGTTGTTGGATGTTATATATAAAGGGATAGGCTCTGTCGGTCCCTAGATTTTTAGGATTTGGTCTCTAACTGCAATGGTCCTTCTACAACAACTAGCTGATGAACAGCCATGACCACCCTGTAGTTCTAGAACCACATATTTTTCAGTAAATCAGAAGCCTCATGATTCTTCTCAAGTCTGTCAGTGGTTTTATAATGTTATGGTGATATTCCTAAAGCAGAAAGCTGCAATCAGTTATTAACTTTAATGATCAGTAGCTTTTAACATGGCCAAAGAATCATCTTTATGTTCCGAGATTAGAAGATAAATCCGTATGACTTTCTTGAAGCATCCAATACTTTG
This window encodes:
- the LOC120106398 gene encoding protein PLASTID REDOX INSENSITIVE 2, chloroplastic-like → MSLLSSRSISAPLPSSLASSPKPSRRRNPPLLPSITSLVRSRLIHSSAPFTPLSPSKSISLEISINPPRAAWRQPKYVYPDPIPEFAVAETQKFQGELRKKLLKNKETFGDDIDAVVKVCAEIFSDFLHKEYGGPGTLLVEPFTDMLLALKEKKLPGAPVAARAALLWAQNYVDQDWEIWTSQHSK